In Haliscomenobacter hydrossis DSM 1100, the DNA window CTGGCGCTGGGCGTCGATGCTCAACACATACAAGTATTCCTCTGCTTTGAGCGTACTTACTTGTAGTTGGAACAGTTGACCAATTGGCCAATCCGTTTTATTCAGCACATACCGGCCATTTTGCAAACGTACACTGTCGATTTCAAACTGAGCCTGATTGCTGTAATTGTCATAGCCGGTAAAATGCTGGAAGCCAAACGCACCACCCAATTGGGTCAAAGGGCGCGTTTCCGTTACCTGGTTTTGGCTTCCAGCTTGCATTCCCGACTGTGTATTATTCAATTGAATGATGTAGGCGTATTTACAAAACTGGGCAAAATTTTCGTATTTCACCCAGATGTAGCCTTTGTCGCCCCAGTTTTGTCCCCAACTGTTGAACAAACGGAATGCACCAACCCGGTCATCATACCCTACGACCACCATGGCGTGCCCTCCCGCTGGAGTGGTATTGCCAATATCTGGCCACCAAAACTTGGCATTTTGCAGGTTGTAAAAATTGCGGCGAACGCTCATGCCGACGATGACCGCCTTAAAACTGGCGAGGGCATTTTTTACTTGTTTCACCTTGATCTCAAATGAGGCGTCACTTTCAAAGAGGGTGAGGTAATCGCCTACAGCAAAACGGGTAGCATTTTGCGCGAGGTTGGGAGCCGGTGCTTTTTGGCAGTCATTGACGTCAAAATCAAATTCTTTGGCCAAACAATCGCCCCTTTCTTTGAGGAAGCGCAGTGCGTCGGTAAGGCGCGCACCTTTGGCGCAGTCTTGTTTGACCTGATTGAACACAAATAAGGCTGAATGGGCATTTTCGTTGATCACTTGGCGATCGGTACAGCGGTTGTGGATGGCGCGTTGAATGGTCATGCCAGCATAACCTACCGCCCAACCTACACAAGAGTAGATGTCTCCCTGATGGCGAACTTCAGGACAAAAGCCTTCGAGGTTAATGTTGAGGGGCAAATCCGCTTTGCTGTTGATTTGAGCATCCAGTCTCTGGGTTTGATTGTAGGTGTTTTCGTCATCGAGGATCAAACCTCCGGGAAACTCTTGGGCAAACAAATGGGCTAGCAAAAACAAGTTGCTAAGTGTGAGGAAGAACAGGCGTTTCATTTTTTCAGGTTTGAGGGTTCGGGGGTTCGGGGGTTCGGGGGTTCGAAGTTCGAGGGTTCAATCGGTCGCTGAGCGAAGTCGAAGTGCCGATTGAACTCTCGAACTCCCGAACCCTCAAACCCTCCTAGTTTTGGTTCTTTTTTGGCATAGGAACGGTCTCTTTAGCTTTGGGAGGTACTGCTCCAGCCTGATTTTTTACGGGTTGTTTGTTGGGCACAATTGGCGCTTTTCCTTTTGGTGCTGACCCATCGTATTTGAAGGGGTCATTTGCATTGCCCAACGAATCCAGTGGGGGCATGGTTGTTGTATCTCCGACCCCAGATAATTGTCCGGGGGGAACATTGGCGTTAAAAGGGTCAGTAGTTGTCCCGTTAGTGGTGTTGTTGGTGTTGTTGGTGGAATTCCAGGTGGCATTGGGATCATACCCGGCATTGTTGGTATTATTGGTGTTGTTCCAACTGTTGTTATTGGTGGAATTCCAACTGTTGTTGTTCGTTGAGTTCCAGTTGTTGTTGGTACCATTGTTCAAGTTGTTGTTCCAGTTGTTGAGGTCTGGAGAAGGGATGGCCGTTGAATTCGGGTTGATCTGGATATCGTGGTACTGGATGTAATCGGTGTAGTGGTCGCTGTTGCCTTCCCCGGCTTGTACTTCATTCCAGTAGCGCCAGCGGTGAGGTTTTACCATGTGTTGATTCAGGTAGTCTTCGGAATAAATTCTGGATTCCCGTTGCATCTGGGTGAAATAAGCAGTAAGACCCCGTGAAAGATTGATCAACTCGGTGATGATGAACAACAAGGGGCTACCATCAACCTGATCAGCGGTGGCATCTGCCAAAGTTTGTTGAAAATGGGAAGAGTAGAAATCTTGCAGTTCGAGCAAGCGCAATTTTAACCCATCGGAATACATGTCGGGCATGCTCTCGATTGATTTCAATTTTTTGGGATCCAGAAAATCCTGTTTGATTCCTTCCAGGATCTTGTTCGCTCTTTGAGCGGTTTGGTTGTAGGCCGTTCTTACGTTGGAAAAATCGTCAGCTTTTATTTTTTGTTCTTTGGCAATCAAATTGGTAGCAGCACTTTCAGCCTCCAGTTTCAGGTCATGGAACTTAACCATGAACTCGGTATTGAGAAATTTGCCCAAGGCTGGAGCCAATTTCTTGTTGGGTTGAGCGCTTAAACTATTTACGAGCGCCAGGGTAGAGATGAGGATACACAGATGGGTTTTCATGACAGTTGTATTTTATATGATGTGTTGGGAAGGTGTCACAACGTTCCGGGTCAATGAGGATTTTTTTAACACAATGCAAAAAAAAATGAAGCAAAGTCAGGGTAACTATCGGTAAAAGACTATGATTGATTAATGATTTTGAACAAAGATAAGGATATCTGTGGAAAGTTAAAAGTGCCTGATTTACATATACATTATGCGTCAATTGTAGCTGCTGCTTTGGACTTTATTTTGCCTTGTCCAAACAGTCCCAAATGCCAGGGTTTCCAGGCCCATTTGATGATACTCAAATGTTGAACCTCGCGGATGGATTCATCAAAAAACAAAACGCCCAGGTGCAAGAGGTCAATGGAAAGTTTTACCCTGGGGTGTTTGCGGATTTTTTCCCAGCCTTGCTCCATTTCATTTGACCAGTGGATATCAGCAATAACAATGATCGATTTGGCATGAATTTTGGCCAAAGCCTGTTCGAAGTACTCCACTGAATTACCCGCTCGATGGTCTCCATCGATGAACAAAAGATCCAATTGATCTATTTCATTGAGTACCTGAGGGAAGAGGGTTTTAAAATCCCCAATTCTTTGGGAAACATTGGGAATGTCCACTCTTTGGAAACTTAGTTGAGCAACGTTGGCAATATCGGGGCAACCTTCAATGGTAATGACTTGTCCATTAGGAGCTGCGCTGGCTAAATACAAGGTAGAAATACCCAATGAGGTACCTAGTTCGATAATTTGTTTAGGTTTGTACGTTGCTACGAGCCGAAACAATTGTTGACCCGTTTCTTCCGACACCGCGCTGTAACGCACAATATTGCGTACCGTACGGGTTTTGGAAGGGTTGGCTTTGGATCCAGCACCCAAATCGATGATCTCTAAAGGAAAATTGTTGCGAAATAAGCGAGCACGCATGCGCTCAATAGCGGGGAAAGCGTAAAAAAGACGCTCATCTTCCACAATATAGTGCACAAAGTTGGCAACAAAAGGAGAATGAACATCGTATTTAGTAGCGGCTTGAAGGTAAAAGCGCAACCAGCGAAAAAAAAACCGCAAGCGAAAAAGGACTAACATCATGAAAATTCTGTTCACCGCTAAAGATATAATTTGCTTTGGTCTTTGAACAAGCTCATGATGATCTATTTTTGTTTTTTATTCTACTTTGATCAAATAAATCTTAAAATGAATCGCAAATTTTGCACGATTGTAACGCTAGTTGCAGTAATGGCGGCCAGTTCACTACTGGCTCAGACGCCACAGAACTGGTTTCATCTCGATCCTTCCAAAGACGGAGTTCCTGGCTTGAGCACGGAGTCCATCTATAAACGTTTGCCCAAAGGAAAAAAAGGGAAAACGGTTATCGTTGCGGTACTTGACTCTGGAGTGGACTATAAGCATGAAGACCTCAAGGATGTCATGTGGGTAAACGAAGACGAAATTCCGGGCAATGGCATCGATGACGATAAAAACGGGTACATCGATGACATTCACGGCTGGAGCTTTTTGGGCAATGCCAAAGGCGAAAACGTGGCACACGACAACCTCGAAGTCACCCGTCTTTATGCAACGTTGAAAAAGAAATTTGAGGGTAAAGATCCGGCTGGCTTGAGCAAAACCGAAAAAGCTGAATACGCCAAGTACGAGGAATACAAAAAAGAGGTTGAAAATGGCCGCAAAAGTGCTGAAGGAAACTTAGCGCAATTTGCCCCCATCAAAGAATTGTACGACCAATTGGTTAAAGCTTTGGGCACCGACAATCCATCTCTGAACGATCTCAAGGCATTCAAAACCAGTGATCAACGTTTGAAACGTGTTTCACAAATTTTCATTCAAGGTATTGAAGCAGGGGAAACTTTCAAAAGTATCGCAACCCAAATTATTGAACCATACGACCATTACTACGGCCAGGTCAATTACAATTTCAATCCTGACTACGATTCGCGGAGCATCGTAGGCGATAATTATGCCGATATCAACCAGCGCAATTACGGCAACAACGATGTGAAAGGACCAGACTCCAAACACGGCACCCATGTGGCGGGCATCATCGGAGCAAAACGGGGCAACAACATTGGTATGGATGGCGTAGCTGACAACGTTCGCATTATGTCTGTGCGCACCGTTCCTGATGGTGACGAGCGCGATAAAGATGTGGCCAATGCCATTCGTTATGCCGTAGACAATGGGGCTGCGGTGATCAACATGAGTTTCGGCAAAGGTTATTCTCCCGGCAAAGCCGCGGTAGACGCTGCTGTAAAATACGCCATGGAAAAAGACGTGCTGCTGATTCATGCGGCGGGTAATGACGGTAAAAACCTGGATTTGACCAATAATTTCCCCAATGACCATTTTCAGAAGAAAGGGAAACCCGGCAAAAAAACCGCGACCAACTGGATTGAAGTAGGCGCTTTGAACCCTGAAATTGGTGAAAATATGGCCGCTGAATTTTCGAATTACAATCCAGAATACGTGGATGTATTTGCACCTGGTGCAGAAATTTATGCCACCACTCCTGAAAACACTTACGAGAACCTGCAAGGTACCAGTATGGCAGCACCCATGGTGGCCGGAGTAGCGGCAGTCATCCGCTCTTACTTTCCCGATCTTACTGCCGATCAGGTCAAAGAGGTTTTGGTGGCTTCTTCCATCAAACAGAACCGTAAGGTGATCAAACCCGGAACTGAAGATGAAAAAGTAGATTTCAGCACTTTGTCCAAAAGTGGCGGGATTGTCAACGTCGAAAAAGCGGTTGAATTGGCTGCAAAAACCGTCGGAAAGAAAAAAGGAGCAGGCGTACAAAGAATTTTGACGGCAGGAGATCTTGCTCCAGCCGCAAAAGCACTACCTTAGGAGTGAAAAGCGAATAGCGAAAAGCGAAAAGTAAGCACGCAATTGGTTTTTTACCGTGTACTATTTATTTTTCGCTTTTCGCTATTCACTATTCGCTTTTCACTTAACTAGCACCATCTTCACCCCATCCCACTTTGCGACTTCGCGGTAAAAATTGCTAAATGCGGCATATTCGCTGGCAGGAAGGTCAACCGCTTCAATTTGTAGTCGTCGTTTGATCTGAATTTTACCCGCTTCCTGTACGACGTTTACCTGGAATTTTCCGAATGGCCCTTCCAGTTTTTTTTCAGTAAAAGGCAAGCTTTCCACCTGATAGCCTGCGGGCAAAATAAAACTCAGTTCTGATTCCTGTACATAAGCCTTGCGGCTGATGACCCGCTGTTGGCGATCTTCGGCTTTGACGGGTGCTTTAGTCAGCGGATTGAGCGGATTGAAGGGCACAAACCAGCGTTTGCCCGATCGGCTGCCCATCCGGCTGAGTTCAGCTTTGAAGGCCAAACTGGCCTGTGCGGTTGCTGTGGCACAATTCAGTTGTAGGCTATCTAGTGAAAACAGGGCCAAATTGAGGTTTTTTTCCAGCCATTCTTTGCGGTCTTTGGCCGCCAATTGACCTTTTAGGGCGCGGTAGATTTCGTGATTGGCCCCAAAAAAATCGGCTTTTACGGTGTTGACAATTTGCCCTTCCGTTTCAATATTAAATTCGGCCTGCCAATGTTCACGATTGTCGTTACCGCTCAAGGCGGGCGTACGCAGCAATTGGCCCCCTTCCTCGGATATCAACAAAACCTGACGATCGGCATTGTCTTCACCCAAGTAATTGATAGGGTAATCCGCAGAGGTACATTCCAGCCATATTTTTTCCGCAGGAACGTATAAAACGACGTGATTAAAGCTGGGATCGCTGGCAAATTTTTCATCCAGGGTTTTGGGCACTTCCTCCGTATTTTGAATGGCAACGGGAAAAGCTCTGATGTTGGCATAACCAAGCACTGCTTTCATAAAATTACTCAAGGCTTTACAATCGCCGTACTTGTTGCGGTACACGTACTCTGCCGAAAAAGGTTGCCAGCCACCAATGCCCAATTGCACGCTCACGTAGCGCATTTTGCCTTGCATGTATCGGTACAATCGCTCGATTTTTTCGGTATTGGTGGTACTTCCGGCCAAAACGGCGTCCAGTTCAGTTTTGAGTTCGGAGGGGAGTTCATCACGCCCCCGGTAGAGTGAAGCCATAAAGCGACCAAAATCCTTCCAGGTGCTCATACTTCCGGCATAATTGGCAATGAGAAAAGTGTTGCTGCCCAATTGTACCTGGGGCAAGACTTGATCCGGGTGTGGTGCATAGGGTTCTTCCTTGATGGCTTTCAGTTGATTTACCCGCCAGGTATATTGTTGATAACCATCTTTGAGGGTATTGATGCTGGGTTTTGTATCAATGTTGACACTGCGGTAAAGCAATTGCAGCGTCACCGGTACTTCCACCACCAATTCCCCGGATTGCACGGCGGTACCATAGTGCTGGATGTCCCAATCGGGCAACAGCGCCAAAGTGGGGCCTTTCATTTTTTGTTCGTACTCCCACTCTACGGTAAAAGGGTATTCGGTATGGGTGATGACCATGCCCTTGACCCGGTTGTCCTGGTAAATAGAAAACCCATCTACCGCCGCAAAGTCTTCAAACTCTTCTTTTTTGATTTTGCGCACCAGGATGCCAAATTGGTTGTACAAATTGGCCTTGAGTTGCGACACGGGCGTTTCCGCATCGTATACCACGTAAATGGCATTGGCTTTGCTACTGTTGTTCAACACCGTAACCAACTTGCGGTAAGTATACAAGCCCTCCGCTGGAGAGTTGAGCCGAATTTTGATTTTTTCCTCCAGTACAATTTCTTTGGCATTTTTTGCCAGTGAGTCGATGAATTTGGGGGCAAGATCAATTTGGGCGAAAGCGGTCAAACCACCAAGACACAGCATCGTGGATAGGGTAATTAACTTTACATTCATGGCATTAGCTTTTTTTCAGCACCAATTGTTCTTGCTGCTTCTCAATGATGAGGTCAAAAAATTTCTTGATGGCCAAATATTCTTCCGGCTCATAATGTACCTGATTGATAAGAATGCTGCTGTTGATTTGAATCATCCGGGTGGTACCCGCGGGCTTGCTCACTAAAAAGGTAAATTTGCCGCCGTTATTGGGCAAAGCCAAACTGACTTGCTCGGGTATTTGTTCTATTTCATATCCTTCAGGAATCGTCAAATTGATGATGAACCGGTGCGAAAGCGGATAAGCAATGTCTACCGGATATTCACGTACGGTTTGTTTGAAGGGATTCTCTGCAAAAGCCGGGTGAATAATGGGATTAAAATATAAAAAATCACCATTAACCGTTCCGCCCTCGGCAATACTGACTTTCGCATTAAATGCCAGGGGTTTGTAGATGTCCTCCAGGTTTCTTATCACTACTGAATCGTATTCAACCTTGCTGGTTGTAACGCTTACTTCTTCATCCTCTTTGTGATCAGCTTCCTCAACCGCTTTGGTCTCTTCTTTTTTGCTCAATTCTTCCCGAATATCAATGGCCGCATAACCTTCGTACACGGAAGTATATTTTCCACTGGCTTTGCCTTCCGGATCCAGAGATAAATTAAACATCCGCGTCGTAAACGCACGACCGGGTTTAATATCAGTCCATTGAGGTTTTACTGGGTCAACGATCCAGCCCTTCTCATTCAAGGCATCTTCACCGGGAAAACCCATTGGGCGGTTGGGATCGGTAGCATCAAGTACATACACTTTTTCATTGTGCGTCACATGTGCCACTACATAGTTGAATTGGCTCAAAATCGGATATAGATCGACATGTCGACCGTGATCTCGCGTACTGATCAGCATGGGTTTCGCATTAAACCCAAATTCTTTGAGTAAAGCCACCAAAAGCAGGTTGATATCGGCAACATCTCCCTTTTTTTGCTCAAAAATTTTATCCAGCGACTCGATTACGTAAATGCTACCATAATCACCATCCCATTTGATGTGCTCGGTGATGAAATGATAGATGGCTTTCAGTTTGTCTTCAGGCGTATTGGCTGCAGCTACAATCGGGCTAACTTTATCCAAAACTGCTTTAAAATTGGCTTTACGGTCAATCCGTCGGCCAAAATTCTCTGCATCTATGAGTTCCTTTGCAACGGTGGGCCAATCGCTTAAATAAGGCTTGCGAACACCATCTTGCAGGGTTCCGCTCAATTGAAATGAAACATGAGCCAGGTAATCCCGCATGGTGGTGATGAATGATTCCCTTTTTAAACCTGGGGCATCCTTCATGCCCAACACATATCTGCGGGTTCGCGCAGTAGTGCCGATGGTACTGTCGTCAAAACTTTGTTCATTACGGTCCAACGGCCGCCCACGAGTCAGGATGACAAATTCTAAAAATTCGGGGATGGTGAGGGTGAATTCACTCAGGCGGACCGGGATGTCGGATTGAAAATACCAATCCGGTATCCGTACCCAATCTTTGATCTGTTTTACATAGGTATACTCAATGATGCTACCTACTTTAATTTCAGGAAAGGTAAACTTGATTGTAGTCAATCCTTC includes these proteins:
- a CDS encoding DUF3857 domain-containing protein, coding for MNVKLITLSTMLCLGGLTAFAQIDLAPKFIDSLAKNAKEIVLEEKIKIRLNSPAEGLYTYRKLVTVLNNSSKANAIYVVYDAETPVSQLKANLYNQFGILVRKIKKEEFEDFAAVDGFSIYQDNRVKGMVITHTEYPFTVEWEYEQKMKGPTLALLPDWDIQHYGTAVQSGELVVEVPVTLQLLYRSVNIDTKPSINTLKDGYQQYTWRVNQLKAIKEEPYAPHPDQVLPQVQLGSNTFLIANYAGSMSTWKDFGRFMASLYRGRDELPSELKTELDAVLAGSTTNTEKIERLYRYMQGKMRYVSVQLGIGGWQPFSAEYVYRNKYGDCKALSNFMKAVLGYANIRAFPVAIQNTEEVPKTLDEKFASDPSFNHVVLYVPAEKIWLECTSADYPINYLGEDNADRQVLLISEEGGQLLRTPALSGNDNREHWQAEFNIETEGQIVNTVKADFFGANHEIYRALKGQLAAKDRKEWLEKNLNLALFSLDSLQLNCATATAQASLAFKAELSRMGSRSGKRWFVPFNPLNPLTKAPVKAEDRQQRVISRKAYVQESELSFILPAGYQVESLPFTEKKLEGPFGKFQVNVVQEAGKIQIKRRLQIEAVDLPASEYAAFSNFYREVAKWDGVKMVLVK
- a CDS encoding O-methyltransferase; the protein is MMLVLFRLRFFFRWLRFYLQAATKYDVHSPFVANFVHYIVEDERLFYAFPAIERMRARLFRNNFPLEIIDLGAGSKANPSKTRTVRNIVRYSAVSEETGQQLFRLVATYKPKQIIELGTSLGISTLYLASAAPNGQVITIEGCPDIANVAQLSFQRVDIPNVSQRIGDFKTLFPQVLNEIDQLDLLFIDGDHRAGNSVEYFEQALAKIHAKSIIVIADIHWSNEMEQGWEKIRKHPRVKLSIDLLHLGVLFFDESIREVQHLSIIKWAWKPWHLGLFGQGKIKSKAAATIDA
- a CDS encoding S8 family peptidase; translation: MNRKFCTIVTLVAVMAASSLLAQTPQNWFHLDPSKDGVPGLSTESIYKRLPKGKKGKTVIVAVLDSGVDYKHEDLKDVMWVNEDEIPGNGIDDDKNGYIDDIHGWSFLGNAKGENVAHDNLEVTRLYATLKKKFEGKDPAGLSKTEKAEYAKYEEYKKEVENGRKSAEGNLAQFAPIKELYDQLVKALGTDNPSLNDLKAFKTSDQRLKRVSQIFIQGIEAGETFKSIATQIIEPYDHYYGQVNYNFNPDYDSRSIVGDNYADINQRNYGNNDVKGPDSKHGTHVAGIIGAKRGNNIGMDGVADNVRIMSVRTVPDGDERDKDVANAIRYAVDNGAAVINMSFGKGYSPGKAAVDAAVKYAMEKDVLLIHAAGNDGKNLDLTNNFPNDHFQKKGKPGKKTATNWIEVGALNPEIGENMAAEFSNYNPEYVDVFAPGAEIYATTPENTYENLQGTSMAAPMVAGVAAVIRSYFPDLTADQVKEVLVASSIKQNRKVIKPGTEDEKVDFSTLSKSGGIVNVEKAVELAAKTVGKKKGAGVQRILTAGDLAPAAKALP
- a CDS encoding DUF3857 domain-containing transglutaminase family protein, translating into MNFHVFAWGCIALLSCQTLDAQEEIRWGKIPPEDLKMTSYPLDTSAEALVLADIGTFDYNLHASDQLTELRIHRRIKILKRSGFDQGDIEITYSSKNQYQDIVQLKAQIFHPDGSKFSVEKKDFFEEKTAEGLTTIKFTFPEIKVGSIIEYTYVKQIKDWVRIPDWYFQSDIPVRLSEFTLTIPEFLEFVILTRGRPLDRNEQSFDDSTIGTTARTRRYVLGMKDAPGLKRESFITTMRDYLAHVSFQLSGTLQDGVRKPYLSDWPTVAKELIDAENFGRRIDRKANFKAVLDKVSPIVAAANTPEDKLKAIYHFITEHIKWDGDYGSIYVIESLDKIFEQKKGDVADINLLLVALLKEFGFNAKPMLISTRDHGRHVDLYPILSQFNYVVAHVTHNEKVYVLDATDPNRPMGFPGEDALNEKGWIVDPVKPQWTDIKPGRAFTTRMFNLSLDPEGKASGKYTSVYEGYAAIDIREELSKKEETKAVEEADHKEDEEVSVTTSKVEYDSVVIRNLEDIYKPLAFNAKVSIAEGGTVNGDFLYFNPIIHPAFAENPFKQTVREYPVDIAYPLSHRFIINLTIPEGYEIEQIPEQVSLALPNNGGKFTFLVSKPAGTTRMIQINSSILINQVHYEPEEYLAIKKFFDLIIEKQQEQLVLKKS
- a CDS encoding C1 family peptidase, which gives rise to MKRLFFLTLSNLFLLAHLFAQEFPGGLILDDENTYNQTQRLDAQINSKADLPLNINLEGFCPEVRHQGDIYSCVGWAVGYAGMTIQRAIHNRCTDRQVINENAHSALFVFNQVKQDCAKGARLTDALRFLKERGDCLAKEFDFDVNDCQKAPAPNLAQNATRFAVGDYLTLFESDASFEIKVKQVKNALASFKAVIVGMSVRRNFYNLQNAKFWWPDIGNTTPAGGHAMVVVGYDDRVGAFRLFNSWGQNWGDKGYIWVKYENFAQFCKYAYIIQLNNTQSGMQAGSQNQVTETRPLTQLGGAFGFQHFTGYDNYSNQAQFEIDSVRLQNGRYVLNKTDWPIGQLFQLQVSTLKAEEYLYVLSIDAQRQIHVHFPRQAVLNDKFAGQNESALVLNQGSTLLVPGPNKALKIANPGTDRLIVLYSQRPINDLKGLAQALAQYQGDFWQHLLRTLNRHAIPPSDIRYYPQKMGFEASTRSEGYIVPLLLEVEAK